The proteins below are encoded in one region of Anguilla anguilla isolate fAngAng1 chromosome 3, fAngAng1.pri, whole genome shotgun sequence:
- the vbp1 gene encoding prefoldin subunit 3 — translation MATTTESSDAGVANKKKHLGIPEAVFVEDVDSFMKLPGNDTADAVLRRLDEQYQKYKYMELNLAQKKLRLKSQIPQIKQTLEILRHMQKKKDTTEPMETRFLLADNVHCKALVPPTDKVCLWLGANVMLEYDIDEAQSLLEKNLATASRNLDSLEEDLNFLRDQFTTTEVNMARVYNWDVKRRSKDNLSKIAEKS, via the exons ATGGCGACGACCACGGAAAGTAGCGATGCCGGGGTTGCgaacaagaaaaaacatctcGGAATCCCTGAAGCAGTCTTTGTG GAGGATGTGGACTCCTTCATGAAGCTGCCAGGCAATGACACGGCCGACGCGGTGCTGAGGAGGCTGGATGAGCAGTATCAGAAGTACAAGTACATGGAGCTCAACCTGGCCCAGAAGAAACTGAG GTTAAAAAGCCAAATTCCACAGATCAAGCAGACGTTAGAAATTTTAAGACACATGCAGAAGAAAAAG GACACAACGGAGCCCATGGAGACACGCTTCCTGTTGGCTGATAATGTGCACTGCAAGGCCTTGGTACCGCCCACAGACAAAGTTTGCTTGTGGCTTGGG GCGAATGTAATGTTGGAGTACGACATCGATGAGGCACAGTCTCTGCTGGAGAAGAACCTGGCCACTGCCTCTCGGAACCTCGACTCCTTGGAGGAGGACCTGAACTTCCTGAGAGACCAGTTCACCACCACTGAAGTCA ACATGGCACGTGTCTACAACTGGGACGTCAAGAGAAGGAGCAAAGACAATCTCTCAAAAATTGCTGAGAAGTCTTAA
- the rab39bb gene encoding RAB39B, member RAS oncogene family b → MEAIWLYQFRLIVIGDSTVGKSCLIRRFTEGRFAQVSDPTVGVDFFSRLVEIEPGKRIKLQIWDTAGQERFRSITRAYYRNSVGGLLLFDITNRRSFQNVHEWLEEARSHVQPHSIVFLLVGHKCDLEAQRQVSRQEAEKLAGAYGLRYVETSARDAINVEKAFTDLTRDIFELVKRGDITIQEGWEGVKSGFVPNVVHSSEEVTKSDRRCLC, encoded by the exons ATGGAAGCAATATGGCTGTACCAGTTTCGATTGATTGTCATCGGCGACTCGACAGTGGGAAAGTCATGCTTGATTCGGCGATTCACGGAGGGACGCTTCGCCCAGGTGTCTGATCCCACAGTAGGGGTGGATTTCTTTTCACGCCTGGTGGAGATAGAGCCAGGGAAACGCATCAAACTTCAGATTTGGGACACAGCTGGACAGGAGAGATTCAG GTCCATCACCAGGGCCTACTACCGTAACTCCGTCGGAGGCCTGCTGCTGTTCGACATCACCAACCGCCGCTCCTTCCAGAACGTTCACGAGTGGCTGGAGGAGGCGCGCAGCCACGTGCAGCCACACAGCATCGTCTTCCTGCTGGTGGGCCACAAGTGCGACCTGGAGGCCCAGCGGCAGGTGAGCCGGCAGGAGGCGGAGAAGCTGGCAGGGGCCTACGGCCTGCGCTACGTGGAGACCTCGGCCCGCGACGCCATCAACGTGGAGAAGGCCTTCACGGACCTGACGCGGGACATCTTCGAGCTGGTCAAGCGCGGGGACATCACCATCCAggagggctgggagggggtgaAGAGCGGATTCGTGCCTAACGTGGTGCACTCCTCCGAGGAGGTCACCAAGAGCGACCGCCGGTGCCTCTGCTGA
- the LOC118222207 gene encoding serine protease 23: protein MSAHLRAVGTSPLSSCLLLLLLLLPLALSFRARPPHQHPGHLPSLVPHAPRSLARPRFSAQAQLDFTTHCNSSCYHRGEQEPRRELLADWLAFETLYDNGSRTLTTVDVEDGDEEESEGLIMDAVPRLARGRRSAPAIGRGKRRRRQIYGADGRFNIRGDNFLLDYPFSTAVRISTGCTGVLVSPRHVLTAAHCVHDGKDYVKGARKLRVGFLTPPSVNTTKPGQAPPKKPLVRWVRVRRTRVPKGWIQGPQDVSMDFDYALLELRWPHRRPFMRLSVAPSSEDLAGKRIHFSGFDSDRPGELVYRFCPVEDESNDLIYQHCDARPGASGSGVYGRVWDSDLERWERKVIGVFSGHQWLEIDGENRDFNVAVRLTPLKFAQICYWLHGNRVDCSKD from the coding sequence ATGTCAGCACACCTGAGAGCTGTGggcacctctcctctctcctcctgtctcctgctcctcctgctgctcctccccctcgccctGTCATTTCGGGCGCGACCACCCCACCAGCATCCGGGCCACCTGCCCTCTCTGGTGCCCCACGCCCCTCGCTCGCTTGCCCGCCCCCGCTTCAGTGCCCAGGCTCAGCTGGACTTCACCACCCACTGCAATTCCAGCTGCTACCACCGAGGGGAGCAAGAGCCCAGGCGAGAGctgctggctgactggctggcctTCGAGACACTGTACGACAACGGCTCGCGCACCCTGACCACTGTGGACGTTGAGGACGGAGACGAGGAAGAAAGCGAGGGACTCATCATGGACGCGGTGCCGCGTTTGGCCAGAGGGAGGCGCTCCGCTCCCGCCATCGGGCGCGGGAAAAGGCGCAGGCGGCAGATCTATGGCGCCGATGGGCGTTTCAACATCCGCGGTGACAACTTCCTGCTCGACTACCCTTTCTCCACAGCGGTGCGCATCTCCACAGGCTGCACTGGGGTCCTGGTGTCTCCACGCCATGTCCTGACCGCCGCCCACTgcgtgcatgatgggaaggatTATGTCAAGGGTGCCCGCAAGCTGAGGGTGGGCTTCCTGACCCCACCCTCGGTCAACACTACCAAGCCCGGCCAGGCTCCACCGAAAAAGCCCCTGGTGCGCTGGGTGCGTGTCAGGAGGACCCGAGTCCCCAAGGGGTGGATCCAGGGCCCGCAGGACGTGAGCATGGATTTCGACTACGCCCTGCTGGAGCTGCGCTGGCCCCACCGCCGGCCCTTCATGCGCCTCTCGGTGGCGCCCTCCTCCGAGGACCTGGCGGGAAAGCGCATACACTTCTCCGGTTTCGACAGCGACCGGCCCGGCGAGCTGGTGTACCGCTTCTGCCCCGTGGAGGACGAGTCCAACGACCTGATCTACCAGCACTGCGACGCGCGGCCGGGGGCCAGCGGCTCGGGGGTCTACGGGCGCGTCTGGGACTCGGACCTCGAGCGCTGGGAGCGCAAGGTCATCGGCGTCTTCTCCGGGCACCAGTGGCTGGAGATCGACGGCGAGAACCGCGACTTCAACGTGGCCGTGCGGCTCACGCCGCTCAAGTTCGCCCAGATCTGCTACTGGCTACACGGGAACCGGGTGGACTGCAGCAAGGACTGA